The Ardenticatenales bacterium DNA window CGACCAATAGTTGATCCGCTCCGCCCCCTCCGTGCCCGCCGCCGTGGGCAGGCAAACCACGCGCGCCGGTCCATCCAGCCGCGCCAGCAGCGCCCGGTCCACTGCCTCCATCGCCGGCAAATACTCGCCACTGCCCACCAGCGCCAACATGCTTATTCTTCCTCCTGCGTCGGCGTAAATGCCGGCAGCGTGAAACATCCATCCTCGTTCGGCGTAAAAGGGAGTGCTGTCAGGACTGTAGATGCCGGCAGTGGTCCATAGATGTGTGGAAAATCCACGCCAGCGCCATACAAATCCTCATACACGACGGGGGCATCCACCCGCGCCGCGTCAATCACCAGCAGCACCAACCCCGCCTGCCCACGATACAGATTGTTCGCCACGCCCACCACCTGCGCCGCCGTGGAGCAATGAATAAACCCGTCGCTGCCGAACGCGGCAGGCCAATACACCCCCTGCCGCCGCGCCGCATCCCACCGCGCCGCTTCCGTAATGTGATAAATCAAACCCATAAGCATTCACCAGCGCGCGTCGCCAGCCGCGCCGCGCAAATAAAAAAGCCGCCCACCCCGCAGGCAGGGGTAACACCACAGAATAGCGTGGATAAATGATTGAGAGCCTCGCTAAGCGCGGTACAATTCTTGTATTGAGCAAAAAAACGTACCCGCTCGCTTAGGAAGGCTCTCATGGAACTCAAGTTTATGACAGAACCCGCTTTGAATCCAGCCCTGATGACTTGTCCTCATTGCGGCGAAGAAAAACGCATCTGGATTCATTCGCAAAAAGAGCGTCGTTTTCGCTGCGCCACTTGTGAGTGTACCTTTACGGAGACACGCGGCACGCCGCTGTATGGTCGCCACTATCCCACCTGGGTTTTTGTGCTGGTGGTGACGCTGCTGGCAGGCGGTTGTCCCCTACCGGCTATTGTCTTTGCCTTTGGCCTGGACGAGCGCACGGTGCAGGCATGGCAGATGAAAGCAGGTCAACATGCGCGGCAAGTCCAGGCGGAGCGGGTGTGCGCGGGCAGGCTGGAATTGGGACAGGTGCAAGGGGATAAACTGTACCTGAAAACGCAGCATGGCGCTGCCTGGATGGCGACGGCGATGTGCGTTTTCTCGCGTCTGTTTCTCTGGGGCGAGGTGAGTGTGGAGCGGAGTACCTCCCTGATAGAGCGGGTGGTGGCACGGGTACGGGACGCGGCCAAACCGGACACCCCCATTCTTTGGGTGACGGATGGCTTCAGTGCCTGGGTCAAAGCGGTGCGCCGCATCTTCCGTCGTCCCCACTACACCGGCAAACCGGGACACCCCCCGCTGCGCCTGTGGCCGCAAGTCCATTTGGTGCAAGTGGTCAAACACAAAGTCGGTCGCCGCCTGGTATCCATCGAACGCCGCCTTTGTTTGGGTCATTGGGTGGCGGCCCAGGAGATTCTTTGCTGGTCGCAAACACAACTGGGCGTTTTCAACACCGCCTACATCGAACGACTGAATGCGACCTTCCGTACCTGGATACCGGCGCTGACCCGTCGTTCCCGCATGCCATCCCGTCATCGGCTCCATTTGGAGGCGGCGATGTTCTGGACGGGGTGTGTGTACAATTTCTGTCGTGTCCATGCGACTTTGGAAGGAACACCAGCCATGGCGGCTGGCTTGACGGAGGAGGTTTGGTCCGTGCGCGAACTGCTTTTTTGCTTCGCTATTCGACCCGAACTACTCCACGCTAATTTGTAATCCTACCCAGAGTTGCCGGCTGTCACTTCTTCGGGGATAGTCAGGCCGTGGGTATCCGCATATTCATTTATGATGACGCGGACGGCCTGGCTACACTTCAGGTTGTATAGCTCCTGAACCTGCCTCACGATCTCCCATTCACGCGGGAACAGTGAAAGGGTTTTTCGCTGTACTTGGCTCATAATCTTCTCCGTCAATTTGACTGGACAAACAATCAGGCATTGCGAACATCATAATAACCCAATAGTATTACGATTGTCAATGCAATTTGATGAAATGTCTATATTATTAAACGATTCACTTGGTACAGTAAGCAAATGGATGATTTCGTGAAGTGGCTAAACGCACAAACAGAACGCCGCTCATGGTCAAACAATGAGCTTGGGCGTCGTGCGGGTGTTTCACGCTCCACGATCTCTTTGGTTCTAACTGGGCAACAATCGCCCACGTGGGAGTTTTGCTATAGGATGGCTCAGGCTCTCAAGGAACCACCGGAGAAGGTTTTCCGGCTGGCTGGGCTGTTGCCGCCCGCGCCCCCGGAACGCGATCCGCTTATTCAGGAACTTTTGGAGATTGCCAGAAAACTAGACGCTACTGATAGAGACGAGTTATTAGCATATGCCAGACTACGCTATCAGCGGGCGCAGGAGAAAGGCTAGAGGGGAAACCATACTCAGGAAGGGGGAATTTATGATGTTGAAGAAAGCCCATGCAGGTTTGGGTGTCTTGTTGCTTATTGTGTTCTGGTTCCTGATCCATCCGTCCAGTCAGAAACCAATAACAACGCTCTTGCGTCCGCCGACGGCTTTGGCGTCTACAGAGCAATCGTTTCTGGAAAATGAAGCCGGCATTACGGCCTATGCTCAATTACCCATCCAAATTGAGTTCTTCTACATTCGCGGACTATTTCACACCATCGAATATGAGACCGCCGATTATCTGATTGGCTCGTTAGACATTCCCCAATACGGCGTTCTCGATGCTCCTCACATTTATGTGCATCAAAGCGGCTGGGTTGTTGCCTATTACCTGAATACAGAGCCAGCCAGTAAAGCCCTGGAT harbors:
- a CDS encoding DUF952 domain-containing protein, with protein sequence MGLIYHITEAARWDAARRQGVYWPAAFGSDGFIHCSTAAQVVGVANNLYRGQAGLVLLVIDAARVDAPVVYEDLYGAGVDFPHIYGPLPASTVLTALPFTPNEDGCFTLPAFTPTQEEE
- a CDS encoding helix-turn-helix domain-containing protein, yielding MDDFVKWLNAQTERRSWSNNELGRRAGVSRSTISLVLTGQQSPTWEFCYRMAQALKEPPEKVFRLAGLLPPAPPERDPLIQELLEIARKLDATDRDELLAYARLRYQRAQEKG